The following coding sequences lie in one Acropora palmata chromosome 3, jaAcrPala1.3, whole genome shotgun sequence genomic window:
- the LOC141876122 gene encoding uncharacterized protein LOC141876122, translating to MAEYTEEQLNFFRVCFITTNELTDGLRTIFKQEWDNRYKTTLGEWKDEAKNGQDFKNGESTGKQKKKRIKQLLTTMINGNRAEWDCTMLFYAILFSDRIGCNLDAVVQSNVDDLREFRNEVFAHLPRGQMSKETFQTEIAKVQGAFEALGLSTAKIQEIRDQVNFPTRHLNQCLEEIKVLNDQLLNEINPFCKLPPKPSHDVAARSYEVAKITQELKQLKETNESRLSYLYISGNPGSGKSQLAGLVAQQIFMESTDAFVMTLNAADLDRLLDSYVSFARHLKCSEYAVTNTLNNKDLKTEEKIAYIKSLAGTKVELYDSWLLLVDNVVSIPEMHAYLPDTGNSHWSKGQLLITTQDTTSIPPDNIFIKQMSVGKGMAPSDATSLLAAISGITDDETAKKVAHALDYQPLALASAATFLRQLCDSKPSSNLGWGDFLEKLDEGKLKNTETFLLNTNASYPYSMTTAIALAVEKSMLSDRVLKHAFNIISLCAPQPLNLDIVTNYIQKVEENSDTNTEGEFNDKDVIGLRICKSSLLLLEEDNSEIYVRVHQVERDVIQRLIKQHWETQRFEVVHVSILSLNQFIVDRKTDDYTANGFRLVVPHLRFLSKQVEAIFKENDSSKAIKKIFNLKDYPDYFNLFGTICSVHFDLITAKRFASLALKLISHDSMPDHSYAASAHSLMGKVLYQMGTFEEGKRHFKRSLILHVAGSYNDLATVLRGQGHLKQAKEYHERAVAIWQQTSGPQHPDVATSYNNLAIVLDDQGDLMQAKEYHERALAIRQKTLGPQHPDVASSYNNLANVLRDQGDLQQAMEYHERSLAIMQQTLGPQHPDVASSYRNLATVLHSQGDLKQAKEYHERALAIRQQTLGPQHPDVASSYNNLANVLSDQGDLMQAKEYHERALAIRQQTLGPQHPDVASSYNNLANVLSDQGDLKQAKEYHERALAIRQQTLGPQHPDVASSYNNLANVLSDQGDLMQGKEYHERALAIRQQTLGPQHPDVASSYNNLANVLSDQGDLMQAKEYHERALAIRQQTLGPQHPDVASSYNNLANVLSDQGDLKQAKEYHERALAIRQQTLGPQHPDVAMSYNNLAIVLSDQGDLMQGKEYHERALAIRQQTLGPQHPDVASSYNNLANVLSDQGDLQQAKGYHERALAIRQQTLGPQHPDVASSYNNLANVLSDQGDLMPAKEYHERALAIRQQTLGPQHPDVAMSYNNLAIVLGDQGDLKQAKEYHERALAIMQQTLGPQHPNVASSYNNLANVLSDQGDLKQAKGYYERALAIRQQTLGPQHPNVASSYNNLANVLRSQGDLKQAKEYHERALAIRQQTLGPQHRDVAMSYNNLAIVLGDQGDLKQAKEYHERALAIMQQTLGPQHPNVASSYKNLANVLSDQGDLKQAKEYYDRALAIRQQTLGPQHRDVAMSYNDLAIVLRGQGDLKQAKEYLERALAIRQQTLGPQHPDVAMSYNDLAIVLRGQGYLKQAKEYLERALAIRQQTLGPQHPDVAMSYNDLAIVLRGQGDLKQAKEYLERALAIRQQTLGPQHPDVAMSYNNLASVLQYQASAAEADKTEIQGQEYHEQGSDDDVSSGQTSETREEDLPHEIHKLQLKEEPDKVAIFEGTVTSEGFHLDLNAGAIHLTFPPDTVAEPTDIMVYKWKYGACLPQLTENEAVVSNVIEISAVSEVGGLKFNSEVKVVLSHSAAGLEGYEVVLKRLTDKETNEWEETAGCDDIRQVSDLKDDYPCPNNVPYCFPVVRAGITECSSYAVVSRLKLSPKCTITVNGGTFAHLCYPQVTITVPQKAVATETRLSLELKGIRCNWGSALFVSPVTSYYCYDNVQEVPQDEFQRQDLFCGPILRVLCSSKATFLEPVTIQLPLSLGNKVVNLPQPSDCRVRIFFLSPERESKEWVEISDKLESPASYDGKLVKFKVQRFSGYAFLLDWTIIGSGVVTSVGIIAYLSSIIWKQPLVANFFAYFDPKERINSRDILFLICCPAHQCKDVKQELEKAGLTSREATSRRYMIPGRDKAFVFVSGGITFASDEDMGGFYLRLGQILSKKKMTQRSFVQSSIWTRRFGYCCIILVGCA from the exons ATGGCTGAATATACAGAGGAGCAACTCAACTTCTTCAGGGTTTGTTTCATTACCACTAACGAGTTAACGGACGGTCTGAGAACAATCTTCAAACAGGAATGGGACAACCGCTACAAAACTACACTTGGAGAATGGAAAGATGAGGCCAAAAACGGACAAGACTTCAAAAACGGGGAATCCACAGgaaagcagaagaagaaaagaattaAACAACTATTAACAACCATGATCAATGGAAATAGAGCCGAATGGGATTGCACAATGCTGTTTTATGCTATCCTGTTTTCCGATCGTATTGGGTGTAATCTGGATGCAGTAGTACAGTCAAACGTAGATGATCTGAGAGAATTCCGTAACGAAGTCTTTGCTCATTTGCCACGAGGCCAGATGTCTAAGGAAACGTTTCAAACAGAAATCGCCAAAGTCCAGGGTGCGTTTGAAGCTCTTGGCCTGTCCACTGCAAAGATCCAAGAAATCAGGGATCAAGTAAATTTTCCCACCAGGCATTTGAATCAGTGCTTAGAAGAAATCAAAGTCCTTAATGATCAATTGCTGAATGAGATCAACCCCTTTTGCAAGCTTCCGCCCAAGCCTTCGCACGATGTTGCCGCGCGAAGTTATGAGGTGGCTAAGATAACTCAAGAGTTAAAACAACTAAAAGAGACCAACGAGAGCCGACTAAGCTACCTTTACATCTCAGGAAATCCTGGAAGTGGCAAATCTCAGTTGGCTGGACTCGTAGCACAGCAAATTTTCATGGAAAGCACAGATGCATTTGTGATGACTTTGAATGCTGCAGATCTTGACAGGCTTCTAGATTCATATGTCTCTTTTGCTCGACATCTCAAGTGTTCAGAGTATGCAGTTACCAATACTCTGAATAACAAAGACCTGAAGACGGAGGAGAAGATCGCTTACATAAAGTCTTTAGCTGGTACCAAAGTGGAGCTTTACGATTCGTGGCTGCTGTTAGTTGACAATGTCGTCAGCATACCTGAGATGCATGCTTATCTGCCAGACACAGGAAACAGCCACTGGAGTAAAGGTCAATTGCTGATCACAACTCAGGACACCACTTCTATCCCTCCAGACAacattttcataaaacaaatgTCTGTAGGCAAAGGCATGGCGCCATCTGACGCCACCTCCTTATTGGCTGCCATCTCCGGTATCACTGACGACGAGACAGCGAAAAAAGTTGCACATGCATTAGATTATCAACCTCTTGCCTTAGCAAGCGCCGCTACGTTTCTAAGACAACTTTGCGACAGTAAGCCATCATCGAACTTGGGCTGGGGAGACTTTCTCGAGAAACTTGATGAAGGCAAACTAAAAAACACTGAGACTTTCCTTTTAAACACAAATGCAAGTTATCCATATTCTATGACCACTGCGATTGCATTAGCCGTGGAAAAGTCGATGTTATCCGACAGAGTTCTAAAACACGCATTCAATATTATTTCTCTTTGTGCGCCACAACCATTAAACCTTGACATTGTAACCAACTACATTCAGAAGGTCGAGGAGAATAGCGATACGAACACAGAAGGCGAATTTAACGACAAAGATGTCATTGGTTTGAGGATTTGCAAGAGCTCGCTCCTGTTACTTGAAGAAGACAACAGCGAAATCTACGTTCGCGTACATCAAGTTGAAAGAGATGTCATCCAACGTCTTATTAAGCAGCATTGGGAGACTCAACGTTTTGAAGTAGTTCATGTGTCCATTTTGTCTTTGAATCAATTTATAGTAGACAGGAAAACTGACGATTATACTGCTAATGGATTTAGGTTAGTAGTTCCTCATTTGAGATTCCTTTCAAAGCAAGTTGAAGctattttcaaggaaaatgacTCATCTAAAGCCATCAAAAAGATTTTTAACTTGAAAGATTATCCAGACTATTTTAACCTTTTTGGTACGATTTGTTCTGTACATTTCGACCTGATAACAGCAAAACGCTTTGCTAGTTTGGCTCTGAAGTTAATTTCCCACGATAGTATGCCTGATCACTCCTATGCAGCAAGCGCCCATTCTCTCATGGGCAAAGTACTTTACCAGATGGGAACGTTTGAGGAgggaaaacgtcacttcaaACGCTCTCTCATTCTTCA tgtcgcaGGTTCTTATAACGACTTAGCTACTGTACTTAGAGGTCAAGGTCACCtaaagcaagcaaaggagtatcatgagcgtgctGTTGCTATTTGGCAACAAACGTCggggcctcaacatcctgatgtcgcaacttcttataacaacttagctattGTACTTGAtgatcaaggtgacctgatgcaagcaaaggagtatcatgagcgtgctcttgctattaggcaaaaaactttggggcctcaacatcctgatgtcgcaagttcttataacaacttagcGAATGTACTTAGGGATCAAGGTGACCTGCAGCAAGCAATGGAGTATCATGAGCGTTCTCTTGCTATTatgcaacaaactttggggcctcaacatcctgatgtcgcaaGTTCTTATAGAAACTTAGCTACTGTACTTCATAgtcaaggtgacctgaagcaagcaaaggagtatcatgagcgtgctcttgctattaggcaacaaactttgggccctcaacatcctgatgtcgcaagttcttataacaacttagcGAATGTACTTAgtgatcaaggtgacctgatgcaagcaaaggagtatcatgagcgtgctcttgctattaggcaacaaactttgggccctcaacatcctgatgtcgcaagttcttataacaacttagcGAATGTACTTAgtgatcaaggtgacctgaagcaagcaaaggagtatcatgagcgtgctcttgctattaggcaacaaactttgggccctcaacatcctgatgtcgcaagttcttataacaacttagcGAATGTACTTAgtgatcaaggtgacctgaTGCAAGgaaaggagtatcatgagcgtgctcttgctattaggcaacaaactttgggccctcaacatcctgatgtcgcaagttcttataacaacttagcGAATGTACTTAgtgatcaaggtgacctgatgcaagcaaaggagtatcatgagcgtgctcttgctattaggcaacaaactttgggccctcaacatcctgatgtcgcaagttcttataacaacttagcGAATGTACTTAgtgatcaaggtgacctgaagcaagcaaaggagtatcatgagcgtgctcttgctattaggcaacaaactttgggccctcaacatcctgatgtcgcaatgtcttataacaacttagctattGTACTTAgtgatcaaggtgacctgaTGCAAGgaaaggagtatcatgagcgtgctcttgctattaggcaacaaactttgggccctcaacatcctgatgtcgcaagttcttataacaacttagcGAATGTACTTAgtgatcaaggtgacctgCAGCAAGCAAAGGGgtatcatgagcgtgctcttgctattaggcaacaaactttgggccctcaacatcctgatgtcgcaagttcttataacaacttagcGAATGTACTTAgtgatcaaggtgacctgatgccagcaaaggagtatcatgagcgtgctcttgctattaggcaacaaactttgggccctcaacatcctgatgtcgcaatgtcttataacaacttagctattGTACTTGgtgatcaaggtgacctgaagcaagcaaaggagtatcatgagcgtgctcttgctattatgcaacaaactttggggcctcaacatccaaatgtcgcaagttcttataacaacttagcGAATGTACTTAgtgatcaaggtgacctgaagcaagcaaagggGTATtatgagcgtgctcttgctattaggcaacaaaccttggggcctcaacatccaaatgtcgcaagttcttataacaacttagcGAATGTACTTCGTAgtcaaggtgacctgaagcaagcaaaggagtatcatgagcgtgctcttgctattaggcaacaaactttgggcCCTCAACATCGTGATGTCGCAATGtcttataacaacttagctattGTACTTGgtgatcaaggtgacctgaagcaagcaaaggagtatcatgagcgtgctcttgctattatgcaacaaactttggggcctcaacatccaAATGTCGCAAGTTCTTATAAGAACTTAGCGAATGTACTTAgtgatcaaggtgacctgaagcaagcaaaggagtattATGAccgtgctcttgctattaggcaacaaactttggggcctcaacatcgTGATGTCGCAATGTCTTATAACGACTTAGCTATTGTACTTCGTGgtcaaggtgacctgaagcaagcaaaggagtatcttgagcgtgctcttgctattaggcaacaaactttggggcctcaacatcctgatgtcgcaaTGTCTTATAACGACTTAGCTATTGTACTTCGTGGTCAAGGTtacctgaagcaagcaaaggagtatcttgagcgtgctcttgctattaggcaacaaactttggggcctcaacatcctgatgtcgcaaTGTCTTATAACGACTTAGCTATTGTACTTCGTGgtcaaggtgacctgaagcaagcaaaggagtatcttgagcgtgctcttgctattaggcaacaaactttggggcctcaacatcctgatgtcgcaatgtcttataacaacttagcCTCTGTCCTGCAATATCAAG CATCTGCAGCTGAAGCTGATAAAACAGAGATACAGGGACAGGAGTACCATGAACAGGGCAGCGATGACGATGTTTCGAGCGGACAGACAAGTGAGACGAGAGAAGAGGACTTGCCTCACGAAATCCACAAACTACAGTTGAAAGAAGAACCAGACAAAGTGGCAATATTCGA agGAACTGTGACCAGCGAGGGCTTTCACTTGGACCTAAATGCAGGAGCCATTCACCTAACCTTCCCTCCCGATACTGTGGCTGAGCCCACCGATATAATGGTCTATAAATGGAAATATGGAGCCTGTTTACCTCAACTCACGGAGAATGAGGCTGTCGTGAGTAATGTGATTGAGATCTCTGCCGTCTCGGAGGTCGGGGGCTTAAAATTCAACAGTGAGGTGAAAGTGGTTCTTTCACACAGTGCTGCAGGCCTTGAAGGCTACGAGGTGGTTCTGAAAAGACTCACAGATAAGGAGACGAATGAATGGGAAGAAACAGCTGGATGTGATGATATTCGACAAGTTTCGG ATCTCAAGGATGATTACCCATGTCCAAATAACGTTCCATATTGCTTTCCTGTGGTACGAGCTGGTATAACGGAATGTTCATCGTATGCTGTGGTATCTCGGCTGAAGTTATCTCCAAAATGCACCATCACAGTCAATGGCGGAACATTCGCCCACCTCTGTTATCCTCAAGTCACAATCACAGTACCTCAAAAGGCTGTTGCAACCGAAACAAGGCTTTCTTTGGAACTAAAG GGGATACGTTGCAATTGGGGCTCCGCCCTGTTCGTCTCTCCGGTCACGTCATACTACTGTTATGATAAT GTTCAAGAGGTTCCCCAGGATGAATTTCAGCGTCAAGATCTGTTTTGTGGACCAATACTACGTGTTCTTTGCTCTTCAAAGGCCACATTTTTGGAGCCTGTTACAATACAATTACCTCTTTCTCTTGGAAATAAGGTGGTAAATCTTCCACAACCTTCTGATTGTCGTGttaggattttttttctcagcccCGAGAGAGAAAGCAAGGAATGGGTTGAAATTTCTGACAAGCTTGAAAGTCCAGCAAGTTACGATGGAAAACTTGTTAAGTTCAAAGTTCAGCGCTTCTCAGG ATACGCTTTCCTCCTTGATTGGACCATTATTGGGTCTGGTGTTGTTACTTCAGTTGGGATCATTGCCTATCTCTCAAGCATCATATGGAAGCAGCCGCTGGTGGCAAACTTCTTCGCTTATTTTGATCCAAAAGAACGCATCAATTCTCGCGATATCTTGTTCCTTATCTGCTGTCCTGCTCACCAGTGCAAAGATGTCAAACAAGAACTTGAAAAGGCTGGTTTAACATCTCGCGAAGCCACTTCCAGAAGATACATGATCCCTGGACGTGATAAGGCGTTTGTGTTTGTGTCTGGAGGAATTACCTTTGCTAGTGACGAAGACATGGGAGGTTTTTACCTAAGGTTAGGTCAGATtttatcaaaaaagaaaatgactcaACGCAGTTTTGTCCAAAGTAGCATCTGGACAAGACGTTTTGGTTACTGTTGCATCATCCTTGTAGGATGTGCCTGA
- the LOC141877385 gene encoding uncharacterized protein LOC141877385 — protein sequence MVKRELQNQRERRTFRNKDGGSGSDDDSQSSYKNLAFLCLLVFPSLFWLIAVGSDVASNLGSVFGSYTRIFIVLGLFAIPAVGGYFYKPVRGLLKFTIPLLFAVLLFPTFQVYLCSPLEIRNENIGTKYSLKTTASEFLQQACEEICLKNSKIPSSYSLTFFTPRVSIKVKFNQIVDLNLTTTATVNGEKLPIAKLVLLKSWRSVKGKYFALNIIARVPVKVKKFEAGLEAKKGIILSGRLEAIPSGLKNLRSDLEKKRHFVRPFVLEVFRAALADD from the coding sequence ATGGTGAAAAGAGAACTTCAAAATCAAAGAGAACGAAGAACTTTTAgaaacaaagatggcggctCCGGAAGTGATGACGATTCACAAAGTTCTTACAAGAATCTGGCTTTTCTCTGTTTGTTAGTCTTTCCTTCGCTATTCTGGCTCATAGCGGTTGGTAGTGATGTTGCGTCTAATCTTGGATCCGTTTTTGGGAGCTACACTagaatttttattgtattagGGCTGTTTGCAATTCCTGCAGTTGGAGGATATTTTTACAAGCCAGTACGCGGACTATTAAAGTTTACAATTCCTTTGTTGTTTGCGGTGCTTCTTTTCCCCACGTTTCAAGTATATCTTTGTTCTCCTCTGGAGATCAGAAACGAGAACATTGGAACAAAGTACAGTTTGAAGACCACTGCCTCTGAATTTCTTCAACAAGCTTGTGAAGAAATATGTCTGAAGAATTCTAAAATTCCATCTTCATACTCCTTGACATTTTTTACACCCCGAGTTTCCATAAAAGTCAAGTTCAACCAAATTGTTGATTTGAActtaacaacaacagcaacagtcAATGGAGAGAAACTTCCCATTGCAAAGTTGGTACTTTTAAAATCCTGGCGCAGTgtgaaaggaaaatattttgctcTTAACATAATTGCAAGGGTCCCTGTCAAGGTAAAGAAATTTGAAGCAGGCTTGGAAGCAAAGAAAGGAATTATTTTGTCTGGCAGATTGGAGGCTATTCCTTCAGGGCTAAAGAACCTTCGTAGTGACCTGGAGAAAAAGAGACATTTTGTAAGACCCTTTGTGTTAGAAGTGTTCCGTGCAGCACTGGCAGACGACTGA